One Candidatus Bathyarchaeota archaeon DNA window includes the following coding sequences:
- a CDS encoding glycine cleavage system protein H has product MVRIDGNEFPEDLFYHREHMWARIEDGRVRVGYNDWAQSAAGKLLKINTRRVGSMVQEGKTLGTIESGKWVGPLKAPVTGKIVEINEEVLKKPSLINEDPYGRGWVAVIEPTDLENELKNLIKGSDRATLESWLRREKEIHKV; this is encoded by the coding sequence ATGGTGAGGATAGATGGGAATGAGTTTCCTGAGGACTTGTTCTATCATAGGGAGCATATGTGGGCTAGGATTGAGGATGGAAGGGTCAGAGTAGGGTATAATGATTGGGCGCAGTCAGCAGCTGGGAAGCTGTTGAAGATAAACACGAGGAGGGTTGGCAGCATGGTTCAGGAGGGTAAGACCCTTGGAACGATCGAGAGCGGGAAATGGGTTGGACCTCTTAAGGCGCCTGTGACCGGGAAGATCGTCGAGATTAATGAGGAGGTCTTGAAGAAGCCCTCCTTAATAAATGAAGATCCCTATGGGAGGGGGTGGGTCGCAGTTATCGAGCCGACCGATCTGGAGAACGAGCTTAAAAACCTGATAAAGGGCTCGGATAGAGCTACGTTGGAGAGCTGGCTGAGGCGGGAGAAGGAGATCCATAAGGTTTAA
- a CDS encoding aminotransferase class V-fold PLP-dependent enzyme: MLDDMIDYQRRASENPSSFPDQNAIMDICTPLSEEGLGEEEAYNVFKRSILPYLVNNNIRPRFWGAVVGTGSPYGMLVEMLRGGVNSNVEALTSAGIVHRQVIEWIKEMLDYPKEAGGVIVSGGSEANFTALAVARNSKARVDIKTKGMQSVTDKMTLYVSDGGHHSLERSVELLGIGNENLRWIPTDDRCRIRVSKLAEAIEEDRKAGYHPFCIIGNAGTVDTGAFDDFNALAELASREDMWFHVDGAFGAWVKLSKSHRHLADGMERADSIAVDLHKWMYMPYGIGCALVKDRLSHYATFVYGHEAQYLRSGFDVEKAEGDPLSNPHNLALPLSREFRSLKAYMLLIAYGRRRFSQLIQKNLDQAKYLAKLIDEIDELELTAPVTSNVVCFRYNPGGLSEETLERLNKMIAQKINAVSFWMFSDTIIKGKYTLRAAITNHRSKKGDFEYAVSLVRELGSSLLNNL; this comes from the coding sequence ATGCTTGATGATATGATAGATTACCAGCGGAGAGCCTCTGAAAACCCTTCGAGTTTCCCGGATCAAAACGCTATCATGGATATATGCACCCCATTATCTGAGGAGGGATTAGGCGAAGAAGAGGCTTATAATGTCTTCAAGAGGAGTATTCTGCCCTACCTCGTGAATAATAACATTAGGCCAAGGTTCTGGGGTGCGGTTGTCGGAACGGGTTCTCCTTACGGTATGTTAGTTGAGATGCTCCGGGGAGGTGTGAACTCGAATGTAGAGGCTCTTACATCCGCGGGAATAGTCCACAGGCAGGTCATAGAATGGATCAAGGAGATGCTCGATTATCCTAAGGAAGCCGGAGGAGTCATCGTAAGTGGAGGCTCAGAAGCTAACTTCACCGCATTGGCCGTTGCCAGAAACTCGAAAGCGAGGGTGGATATAAAGACAAAAGGCATGCAGAGCGTTACAGATAAGATGACCCTATACGTAAGCGATGGGGGACACCACTCTCTCGAAAGAAGCGTGGAACTCCTAGGCATCGGGAATGAGAACCTTAGGTGGATCCCTACAGATGATAGGTGTCGAATCAGAGTATCCAAGCTTGCGGAAGCTATCGAAGAGGATAGAAAAGCAGGTTACCACCCATTCTGCATCATCGGTAACGCTGGTACGGTTGATACCGGTGCATTCGACGACTTCAACGCTCTAGCGGAATTGGCTTCAAGGGAGGATATGTGGTTCCACGTGGATGGGGCATTCGGAGCTTGGGTAAAACTCAGTAAAAGCCACAGACATTTAGCTGACGGTATGGAAAGGGCTGACTCCATAGCAGTAGACCTTCACAAGTGGATGTATATGCCATATGGAATCGGGTGCGCACTGGTAAAGGATAGATTATCCCACTATGCCACCTTTGTATATGGTCATGAGGCGCAGTATCTCAGATCAGGATTCGACGTTGAGAAAGCTGAGGGAGATCCTCTCAGTAACCCTCACAATCTAGCCTTACCATTGAGCAGGGAGTTTCGAAGCCTCAAGGCCTATATGCTTCTCATAGCTTATGGGCGTAGGAGGTTCAGCCAACTTATACAGAAGAACCTCGACCAAGCTAAGTATCTGGCTAAGCTCATAGATGAGATTGATGAATTGGAGCTTACTGCACCAGTAACTAGTAACGTGGTATGCTTCAGATATAACCCTGGAGGGCTCTCAGAAGAAACATTAGAGAGACTTAACAAGATGATAGCTCAAAAGATAAATGCCGTGAGCTTCTGGATGTTCAGTGATACGATTATAAAAGGAAAATACACCCTAAGGGCCGCGATAACAAATCATAGAAGCAAGAAGGGCGACTTCGAATACGCTGTCTCCCTGGTTAGGGAGCTAGGTTCATCCTTACTTAATAATCTTTAA
- a CDS encoding M28 family peptidase yields MLSDSEEEVLKEISIIEAWSHVEYLSTLDKTSGTEGELKAHEYVRERLREYGVPFKTYEFDSLISHPREASLRVISPSIIDVECITHSFSGETPEGGLEADLIHVQVPPGTLHGGLEGLVEEYERAGARGKAVVVWGVASPSTVWAAQLSGAIAQINISGEDILHEMIVTSVWGTPTPESAARIPRIPVVSIKRTDGERLLQLLKGGDVRVRLMTRVDTRWRRIPITVAEISGFEEPESFMLVHGHMDSWYLGATDNCTGNAACLELARVLWRHRNRLRRGVRIAWWSGHSTGRYSASTWYADNHFEDLDENCFLTMNVDSPGVMGASKVSGGGLMGTLRFVEEILKDSVKVEGVEVRSYAMRAGDQSFYGIGIPSIAVGASIPEGSPLRGAWIGGSGGGWWWHSVYDTIDKADRENLHRDLRMITLAVFRSVNLPILPFDFSTVAEEYERAIAEIQTRAASGTFNLLSLLDRVRELKAHAERLKEAVSQLGEAEREVAREVNRYLMRASRLLTSTLYTYKGRYDQDPAYGIPVLPSLREAEKLSILDQESSEARFLKTMLVRNMNMVRDRLKEAIEALDEAFKKASQVEKERMGL; encoded by the coding sequence ATGCTCAGCGATTCAGAAGAGGAGGTTTTGAAGGAGATATCCATCATAGAGGCCTGGAGCCACGTGGAGTATCTCTCAACCCTTGATAAGACCTCGGGCACAGAGGGGGAATTGAAGGCCCACGAGTATGTTAGGGAGAGGCTTAGAGAGTATGGCGTCCCCTTCAAAACTTACGAGTTCGACTCCCTGATAAGCCATCCCAGGGAGGCCTCCCTTAGGGTCATCTCCCCATCCATCATAGATGTTGAGTGCATAACCCACTCCTTTTCAGGAGAGACCCCTGAGGGAGGCTTGGAGGCGGACCTGATACATGTCCAGGTCCCTCCTGGAACTCTCCACGGAGGTTTGGAGGGTCTAGTGGAAGAGTATGAGAGGGCGGGAGCTAGGGGTAAAGCCGTGGTCGTCTGGGGTGTGGCTAGCCCCTCCACGGTATGGGCTGCTCAGCTCTCAGGGGCCATTGCCCAGATCAACATAAGCGGAGAGGACATACTTCATGAGATGATAGTCACTTCGGTTTGGGGGACCCCTACCCCCGAGTCCGCTGCCAGGATTCCTAGAATACCTGTGGTCTCGATAAAGAGGACGGATGGAGAGCGCTTACTCCAGCTGCTGAAAGGGGGTGATGTTCGGGTTAGGCTTATGACGAGGGTTGACACTAGGTGGAGGAGGATCCCGATAACGGTCGCGGAGATCTCTGGTTTTGAGGAGCCTGAGAGTTTTATGCTTGTCCACGGCCACATGGATTCATGGTACCTAGGAGCCACAGACAACTGCACTGGCAACGCAGCCTGCCTAGAGCTTGCTAGGGTTCTGTGGAGGCATAGGAATAGGCTCAGGAGAGGTGTTAGGATTGCCTGGTGGTCAGGCCACTCAACGGGCAGATACTCGGCCTCCACATGGTACGCCGACAACCATTTCGAAGACCTTGATGAGAACTGCTTTCTAACAATGAATGTAGACTCTCCGGGGGTCATGGGGGCCTCAAAGGTTAGTGGAGGAGGCCTAATGGGCACCCTCCGCTTCGTGGAAGAGATCCTTAAGGACTCGGTTAAGGTTGAGGGGGTCGAGGTCAGATCCTACGCGATGAGGGCCGGAGACCAGTCTTTCTACGGGATAGGCATTCCCTCAATAGCTGTGGGTGCATCCATACCGGAAGGGAGTCCTCTACGAGGTGCCTGGATAGGCGGGAGCGGAGGGGGCTGGTGGTGGCACAGCGTCTACGACACCATAGACAAGGCGGATAGGGAGAACCTCCACAGGGACCTGAGGATGATCACCCTAGCCGTCTTCAGGTCCGTCAACCTTCCAATCCTCCCATTCGACTTCTCCACGGTCGCTGAGGAGTATGAGAGGGCGATCGCGGAGATCCAGACCAGAGCAGCATCTGGTACCTTTAACCTACTCTCCCTCTTGGATAGGGTGAGGGAGCTAAAAGCGCATGCTGAGAGGTTGAAGGAGGCCGTCAGCCAACTCGGCGAGGCTGAGAGAGAAGTGGCAAGAGAGGTCAATAGGTATTTGATGAGGGCCTCGAGGCTTCTAACCTCAACTCTATACACATATAAGGGAAGATATGATCAGGATCCAGCCTACGGCATACCAGTCCTCCCATCGCTGAGGGAGGCGGAGAAACTTTCAATCCTTGATCAAGAGAGCAGCGAGGCCAGGTTCCTGAAGACGATGTTGGTGAGGAACATGAACATGGTTAGAGATAGGCTCAAAGAGGCTATTGAAGCCTTAGATGAGGCATTTAAAAAGGCCAGTCAGGTTGAAAAAGAAAGAATGGGGTTATAA
- a CDS encoding creatininase family protein, with the protein MSEKGKLKRFWIQELTKPDFEDWLENEPEPVVIIGIGSIEQHGPHLPLGMDSLYVRALIHEVAKRTNSVCVHPCWPGYSPHHMGFKGTITFSEETLLSILIDTIESLAQHGVKRFLLVNAHGGNTNIMNLAVQLCKRYSKVMVAAPTGPSDTELAKRIAERQKRYWDVHSGPTETSSALLLFPELVEMWRLDGWKPTLKTDPKLMEFMDPSRPDYELVSQVRAACMEPDTDDFTSSGIYGTNDPRTADVEEARKRFEERVNFLSEFIRVWKTVPVPPAFRD; encoded by the coding sequence TTGTCCGAGAAGGGGAAGCTAAAGAGGTTCTGGATACAAGAGCTCACCAAGCCGGACTTCGAGGACTGGCTAGAGAACGAGCCTGAGCCCGTCGTGATAATAGGGATAGGTTCGATAGAGCAGCACGGCCCCCACTTACCGCTCGGGATGGACTCACTATATGTCAGAGCTCTGATCCATGAGGTGGCTAAGAGGACAAACAGCGTCTGTGTCCACCCATGCTGGCCTGGATACTCGCCCCATCACATGGGCTTCAAGGGCACCATAACCTTCAGTGAGGAGACCCTGCTCTCCATACTCATAGACACCATAGAGAGCCTGGCCCAGCATGGCGTCAAGAGGTTCCTCCTCGTGAACGCCCATGGGGGGAACACGAACATCATGAACCTCGCGGTTCAGCTTTGCAAGAGGTATAGCAAGGTCATGGTGGCAGCCCCCACAGGCCCGAGCGATACCGAGCTGGCCAAGAGGATAGCGGAGAGGCAGAAGCGCTACTGGGATGTCCACTCAGGCCCCACAGAGACCTCATCGGCCCTCCTCCTCTTCCCCGAGCTTGTCGAGATGTGGAGACTGGATGGATGGAAGCCGACTCTTAAGACGGATCCGAAGCTCATGGAGTTCATGGATCCAAGCCGTCCGGATTACGAGCTCGTGAGCCAGGTCAGGGCTGCCTGCATGGAGCCGGATACAGACGACTTCACATCCAGCGGGATCTACGGAACAAACGACCCCAGGACGGCGGATGTGGAGGAGGCGAGGAAGAGGTTCGAGGAGAGGGTCAATTTCCTCTCAGAGTTCATAAGGGTCTGGAAGACGGTCCCAGTTCCCCCAGCCTTCAGAGACTAG
- a CDS encoding alanyl-tRNA editing protein codes for MSIEVRTHTALHVLKGAVQRVLGAKWTAGVHVDKAHGRLTVQFDRKPTDDEMALVEEEANRKIREDAPVEELEIDRAEAEERFGEAIYDLFPVPSSIKRLRILYIKDWNVNACKEKHTRSTGEIGCIRVVRVRYRPSKGLLEISFDVYPQ; via the coding sequence ATGTCCATAGAGGTGAGAACCCATACAGCCCTCCATGTCTTGAAAGGTGCGGTACAAAGGGTTCTCGGAGCAAAGTGGACAGCTGGAGTTCATGTTGATAAGGCTCACGGCAGGCTGACCGTCCAGTTCGACAGGAAGCCGACAGATGATGAGATGGCTCTTGTTGAAGAGGAGGCTAACAGGAAGATCAGGGAGGATGCTCCAGTGGAGGAGCTGGAGATTGATAGGGCTGAGGCTGAGGAGAGGTTTGGAGAGGCCATCTACGACCTTTTCCCTGTACCTTCCTCCATCAAGAGGTTGAGGATCCTCTATATAAAAGACTGGAATGTGAATGCATGTAAGGAGAAGCATACTAGATCTACTGGGGAGATAGGATGTATTAGGGTGGTGAGGGTCAGATATAGGCCCTCGAAGGGGCTTCTTGAGATATCTTTCGATGTGTATCCTCAGTAA